In Primulina huaijiensis isolate GDHJ02 chromosome 6, ASM1229523v2, whole genome shotgun sequence, a single window of DNA contains:
- the LOC140978520 gene encoding DEAD-box ATP-dependent RNA helicase 13 isoform X1 — MVSESPDEKKAKRSSKKKRLMDSDHKSERLNSLPWNSSLPESNDGNDDLFSLFIGSNELEGGFLALEEIDESEYGLEIPKIELGNVKKRVSDKRKRNKRKNSERNDDTMFDGETVGEPDGKTDGVKQEDGKGQGKLGKTKKNVKKMKIEDQKNDREYEAMEKTAASAGKDNFEEDSVDEDEYSSWNELRLHPLIMKAIYKLKFKEPTPIQKACIPVAAHQGKDVIGAAETGSGKTLAFGLPILQRLLEEQEKVERLLEEKGEANERIAPRSVMRALIVTPTRELALQVTDHIKEVARGTIFRVVPIVGGMSTEKQERLLKARPEIVVGTPGRLWELMSGGEIHLVELHSLSFFVLDEADRMIESGHFRELQSIVDMLPTNRESTENQSQNTQSCMTFSSFQRKKRQTFVFSATLALSADFRKKLKRGSLNSKKEDLNSMETLSERAGMRANTAIVDLTNTSILANKLMESVVECREEEKDAYLYYILSIHGQGRAIVFCTSISALRRISSLLRILDVNVWTLHSEMQQRARLKAVDRFRANEHSILVATDAAARGLDIPGVRTVIHYQLPLSAEVYVHRCGRTARAFTDGCIIVLISPSDASKFAALCKSFSKESFQRFPIEVSYMPEIMKRSSLAQKIDKIARKDSQEKAEKSWLERNAESIELLLDDNDSEDERMKKYRQKKATSNQLKKLQQELNSLLSRPLQPKTFAKRFLAGAGVSPLLQHQFEELARQKICGPSNIVQNKRQLVVIGQDCVEPLQALKSASKEASLDLKEIAEKHKSMNDLRKKRKEMKKRMHEQRRKQRRKLKQGS, encoded by the exons ATGGTGTCCGAATCTCCCGACGAAAAGAAAGCCAAGCGGAGCTCGAAGAAAAAACGCCTGATGGATTCGGACCACAAATCGGAACGTTTGAACTCTCTTCCATGGAATTCCTCTCTTCCAGAGAGTAACGATGGCAACGACGATCTTTTCTCTCTCTTCATCGGTTCCAACGAGCTTGAGGGAG GATTTCTTGCTCTTGAAGAGATTGATGAATCAGAATATGGGTTGGAAATTCCAAAGATCGAATTGGGAAATGTGAAGAAACGGGTAAGTGataaaaggaaaagaaataaGAGAAAAAATAGTGAAAGAAATGATGATACTATGTTTGATGGCGAGACTGTTGGTGAACCTGATGGAAAAACTGATGGAGTCAAACAGGAGGATGGTAAAGGGCAAGGAAAACTGGGAAAAACGAAGAAGAAtgtgaagaaaatgaaaattgagGATCAGAAAAATGACAGAGAATATGAAGCTATGGAAAAAACAGCTG CTAGTGCTGGAAAGGATaattttgaagaggattcagTTGATGAAGATGAATATTCCTCGTGGAATGAATTGAGACTTCATCCCTTAATAATGAAAGCAATATACAAGCTCAAATTCAAGGAGCCTACACCAATACAGAAAGCTTGTATTCCTGTTGCTGCTCATCAAGGCAAG GATGTAATTGGGGCTGCAGAGACAGGATCAGGAAAGACACTTGCCTTTGGTTTGCCAATTTTACAGCGGCTTCTTGAAGAACAAGAAAAAGTGGAAAGGCTCTTGGAGGAAAAAGGAGAAGCCAATGAGAGAATTGCTCCACGCAGTGTTATGCGTGCTCTGATTGTTACCCCCACGAGAGAGCTTGCTCTTCAG GTCACTGATCATATCAAGGAAGTAGCAAGGGGAACTATATTTAGGGTTGTTCCTATTGTTGGTGGAATGTCAACAGAGAAGCAAGAAAGACTTCTAAAAGCAAGGCCTGAAATTGTTGTTGGAACTCCTGGGAGACTATGGGAGCTTATGTCTGGGGGAGAGATTCATCTTGTGGAG CTGCACTCCTTGTCATTTTTTGTTTTAGATGAGGCTGACCGCATGATAGAAAGTGGCCATTTTCGTGAGTTACAATCCATTGTTGATATGCTTCCCACGAACAGGGAATCAACTGAGAATCAGTCTCAGAATACCCAGAGCTGCATGACATTTTCGAGCTTCCAAAGAAAGAAAAGGCAAACCTTTGTGTTTTCTGCAACTCTTGCTCTATCTGCTGATTTTCGGAAGAAATTAAAACGTGGATCTTTGAATTCAAAAAAAGAAGACCTTAATTCAATGGAAACCCTTTCAGAGAGAGCAGGAATGAGGGCAAACACTGCAATAGTAGATCTTACAAATACCTCCATTTTGGCAAATAAGCTCATGGAATCCGTAGTCGA ATGCAGGGAAGAAGAAAAGGATGCCTACTTATATTACATTTTGAGTATTCATGGACAAGGTCGCGCAATTGTCTTCTGCACTTCAATATCGGCATTACGTCGCATTTCTTCACTCTTGCGTATCCTCGACGTCAATGTTTGGACCCTTCATTCAGAGATGCAGCAGCGAGCACGATTAAAG GCAGTTGATCGTTTCCGTGCAAATGAACATAGCATACTTGTTGCTACTGATGCTGCGGCACGAGGACTTGATATTCCTGGTGTTCGAACTGTTATTCATTATCAGCTTCCACTTTCAGCTGAA GTATACGTCCATAGATGTGGAAGAACAGCTAGAGCTTTTACTGATGGTTGCATCATTGTTCTAATATCACCAAGTGATGCATCGAAATTCGCAGCTCTGTGCAAGTCATTTTCAAAG GAAAGTTTTCAGCGTTTTCCTATTGAAGTGTCATACATGCCAGAAATTATGAAGCGATCATCTCTTGCACAGAAAATAGACAAAATTGCGCGGAAGGATTCCCAG GAGAAGGCAGAGAAAAGTTGGTTGGAGCGAAATGCTGAATCAATTGAACTGCTTTTGGATGATAATGACAGCGAGGATGAAAGAATGAAGAAATACAGACAAAAGAAAGCCACATCAAATCAGCTTAAGAAGTTGCAGCAA GAGCTCAACTCTCTGCTTTCGAGACCATTGCAACCTAAAACATTTGCAAAGCGATTTTTGGCTGGG GCTGGTGTCTCACCACTTCTTCAACATCAATTTGAAGAATTAGCTAGACAGAAAATTTGTGGTCCAAGTAATATTGTCCAGAATAAGAGGCAGTTGGTGGTCATAGGTCAGGATTGCGTGGAGCCACTTCAGGCATTGAAGAGCGCAAGCAAAGAG GCGAGCTTGGATCTTAAAGAGATCGCAGAAAAGCACAAGAGTATGAACGACTTGAGAAAAAAGAGGAAAGAGATGAAAAAAC GTATGCACGAGCAAAGACGAAAGCAGAGGAGAAAGCTAAAGCAGGGAAGTTAG
- the LOC140978521 gene encoding uncharacterized protein isoform X1, translated as MRCSLFSSSSQFSSLRTAITNPNQFYTSLYCTLIHLFLRCSRLTDAILAFSDMRDRKFTPEIGSWNRLLHHFNSTGLIRQVMLIYQELLSSGVGPNVVSKNILIHSLCKAGELDGALHLLRNNEGSDDFVTDRVSYNTVIWGFCKHGFVEMGLGLVSEMVKTGVDCDNFTCNTLSKGFCEKGMLENARLILNMCNDVNRNIKVYRDIVSFNTLIKAYCEAGVVSPRFQLMDSMIKTGVLPDIVTYNTLIHEFCKRRDFDHAKSMMNELLASSDLKVSDGEKKGIMFEGVCLIPDQITCTSLIGECCKNYRIEEALCEYKEMIASGIDPDVVTYSCVIYGLLKTGRLVEAKSLFNEMVRAGVDPNHVTYTVLVDSFFKNGYTKAAFNLQSQMVTRGISFDVVVFTALIDGLFKSGKFREAEDMFNILLESNVFPNIVTYSALIDGRCKLGDMKGAVSALQEMQEINILPNVVTYSSVINGYVKIGILEAAIDVLYTMVSQNVIPNSFIYGTLIDGCLKAGKKEVAQGLYEDMKFRGVDENIFILDAFMNNLKEEGRMGEAETLYRDWVSRGLEPDRVNYASLMDVLFKAGKVSHALELVEEGIAKNIVFDTTAYNVLLNGLIKLGQYDVQSIYTGMQQFGFSPDHATFNTLVKAYCREGRLEKAVQLLNEMKVYGLSPNEITCNILVQGFCDSNKVNDSLELLNELSISGFCPGAFTHKLLVNAASKSKRVDTIMMTHNSLLNMGLILNRTVYNTLITVLCGLKLTRKAASVLEEMRKSGFPADTVTYNALIKGYCRNFHLEKAIDMYSQMKSEGVSPNISTYNILLGGFSMTGSTHKVQEILSEMNDSGFLPNATTYDILVSGHGKIGDKKESIRLYCEMITKGFIPRTSTYNLLINNFSKAGKMKQAMELMNEMQIRGVLPNSSTYDILITGWCELSYLEKSMKKSCQAWARRLFKEMSDKFLTPNESTIYHLSTVLARPGRVADAQRVLNKLYKTKRN; from the coding sequence ATGCGTTGTTCTCTCTTCTCATCTTCATCACAGTTTTCTTCTCTAAGAACAGCAATTACGAACCCTAACCAATTCTACACCTCACTCTACTGTACCCTCATCCACCTTTTCCTCCGCTGCAGCCGCCTCACGGATGCCATTTTAGCGTTCTCGGACATGCGGGATCGCAAATTCACACCCGAAATCGGCTCCTGGAACCGCCTCCTGCACCACTTTAACTCCACGGGATTGATTCGACAGGTAATGCTTATCTATCAAGAACTTCTTTCGAGTGGGGTGGGCCCCAATGTCGTTTCCAAGAATATACTCATTCACTCCCTTTGTAAAGCAGGGGAACTTGATGGGGCCCTTCATTTGCTGAGAAATAACGAGGGTTCTGATGATTTTGTGACTGATCGTGTCAGTTACAATACTGTGATCTGGGGCTTTTGTAAACATGGGTTTGTGGAAATGGGACTTGGGTTGGTGTCTGAGATGGTTAAGACTGGTGTGGATTGTGATAATTTTACTTGTAATACATTAAGTAAAGGGTTTTGTGAAAAGGGTATGTTAGAAAATGCTAGATTGATCCTGAACATGTGTAATGATGTAAATAggaatataaaagtttatagaGATATTGTAAGTTTTAATACTTTGATAAAAGCATATTGTGAGGCCGGAGTGGTTAGTCCTAGATTTCAATTGATGGATAGCATGATAAAAACTGGCGTGTTACCTGATATTGTTACTTATAATACACTGATCCATGAGTTTTGTAAAAGAAGGGATTTTGATCATGCCAAAAGTATGATGAATGAACTCTTAGCTAGCTCTGATTTGAAGGTTAGTGATGGTGAGAAAAAGGGGATCATGTTTGAAGGAGTATGTCTGATACCGGATCAAATCACATGCACTAGTTTGATTGGTGAATGTTGTAAAAATTACAGGATTGAGGAAGCATTATGTGAATACAAAGAAATGATTGCAAGTGGGATTGACCCTGATGTAGTTACATATAGTTGTGTTATATACGGGCTTCTTAAGACTGGAAGGTTGGTTGAGGCAAAATCACTTTTTAATGAGATGGTAAGGGCTGGTGTGGACCCGAACCATGTTACTTATACAGTTCTTGTTGATTCTTTCTTTAAAAATGGTTATACGAAGGCTGCATTTAACTTGCAAAGTCAAATGGTGACTCGAGGAATTTCATTTGATGTGGTGGTGTTTACTGCACTAATCGATGGACTGTTTAAGTCTGGAAAGTTTAGAGAAGCGGAGGATATGTTTAATATTCTTTTGGAGTCTAATGTCTTTCCGAACATTGTCACCTATTCAGCGTTGATTGATGGCCGCTGTAAATTAGGTGATATGAAGGGTGCGGTGTCTGCACTGCAGGAAATGCAAGAGATAAACATTCTTCCAAATGTCGTCACTTATTCCTCAGTAATTAACGGCTATGTGAAAATTGGAATTCTTGAAGCTGCCATTGATGTCTTGTATACCATGGTTAGTCAAAATGTTATACCAAATTCCTTCATCTATGGCACACTAATAGATGGCTGTCTCAAAGCCGGTAAAAAGGAAGTCGCTCAAGGTCTGTACGAGGACATGAAATTCAGAGGTGTGGATGAGAATATTTTTATACTTGATGCTTTTATGAACAATTTGAAGGAGGAGGGAAGGATGGGTGAGGCAGAGACGTTGTACAGAGATTGGGTATCAAGAGGATTAGAGCCAGACCGTGTTAATTATGCATCTCTCATGGACGTTCTTTTCAAAGCAGGAAAAGTGTCTCATGCTCTTGAATTGGTTGAAGAAGGCATAGCCAAAAACATTGTGTTTGATACTACTGCATATAATGTTTTGCTTAATGGATTGATTAAACTAGGCCAATATGATGTGCAATCTATATATACTGGAATGCAGCAGTTTGGTTTCTCTCCAGACCATGCTACGTTTAACACCTTAGTCAAGGCATATTGCAGAGAAGGGAGACTAGAAAAAGCTGTCCAGCTTCTGAATGAAATGAAAGTTTATGGTTTAAGTcctaatgaaataacttgtaatattTTGGTTCAAGGCTTTTGTGATTCCAATAAAGTCAATGATTCGTTGGAGTTATTGAACGAGCTGTCTATTTCTGGGTTTTGTCCCGGTGCATTTACTCACAAACTTTTAGTCAATGCTGCTTCAAAGTCTAAAAGGGTCGATACTATCATGATGACTCACAATAGCCTCTTGAACATGGGACTTATCTTGAATCGGACAGTTTATAACACTTTAATAACCGTTCTGTGTGGTCTAAAGTTGACAAGAAAAGCAGCATCTGTATTGGAGGAGATGAGAAAATCCGGCTTTCCAGCGGATACAGTAACTTACAATGCTCTGATTAAAGGATATTGCAGAAACTTTCATTTAGAGAAGGCAATTGACATGTATTCTCAAATGAAATCTGAAGGAGTTTCTCCTAATATCTCAACATATAACATTCTCTTAGGTGGGTTTTCCATGACTGGATCGACGCATAAAGTACAAGAAATTCTTTCAGAAATGAATGATTCGGGCTTTCTTCCAAATGCCACAACGTATGACATTTTGGTATCCGGCCATGGGAAGATTGGTGACAAGAAAGAATCTATAAGGCTTTATTGTGAGATGATAACCAAAGGTTTTATTCCTCGAACCAGTACATATAACTTGCTCATCAACAACTTTTCGAAAGCGGGGAAGATGAAGCAAGCCATGGAGCTTATGAACGAAATGCAAATTCGAGGAGTGCTCCCAAATTCCTCGACATATGACATACTTATAACTGGATGGTGCGAGCTATCATATCTAGAAAAGTCGATGAAGAAATCTTGTCAGGCGTGGGCTAGAAGGTTGTTCAAAGAGATGAGCGATAAATTTCTTACTCCAAATGAAAGTACTATATATCACCTTAGTACTGTTCTTGCAAGACCTGGGAGAGTGGCTGATGCTCAAAGAGTACTGAATAAACTGTATAAAACTAAGAGAAATTGA
- the LOC140978521 gene encoding uncharacterized protein isoform X2, translating into MGLGLVSEMVKTGVDCDNFTCNTLSKGFCEKGMLENARLILNMCNDVNRNIKVYRDIVSFNTLIKAYCEAGVVSPRFQLMDSMIKTGVLPDIVTYNTLIHEFCKRRDFDHAKSMMNELLASSDLKVSDGEKKGIMFEGVCLIPDQITCTSLIGECCKNYRIEEALCEYKEMIASGIDPDVVTYSCVIYGLLKTGRLVEAKSLFNEMVRAGVDPNHVTYTVLVDSFFKNGYTKAAFNLQSQMVTRGISFDVVVFTALIDGLFKSGKFREAEDMFNILLESNVFPNIVTYSALIDGRCKLGDMKGAVSALQEMQEINILPNVVTYSSVINGYVKIGILEAAIDVLYTMVSQNVIPNSFIYGTLIDGCLKAGKKEVAQGLYEDMKFRGVDENIFILDAFMNNLKEEGRMGEAETLYRDWVSRGLEPDRVNYASLMDVLFKAGKVSHALELVEEGIAKNIVFDTTAYNVLLNGLIKLGQYDVQSIYTGMQQFGFSPDHATFNTLVKAYCREGRLEKAVQLLNEMKVYGLSPNEITCNILVQGFCDSNKVNDSLELLNELSISGFCPGAFTHKLLVNAASKSKRVDTIMMTHNSLLNMGLILNRTVYNTLITVLCGLKLTRKAASVLEEMRKSGFPADTVTYNALIKGYCRNFHLEKAIDMYSQMKSEGVSPNISTYNILLGGFSMTGSTHKVQEILSEMNDSGFLPNATTYDILVSGHGKIGDKKESIRLYCEMITKGFIPRTSTYNLLINNFSKAGKMKQAMELMNEMQIRGVLPNSSTYDILITGWCELSYLEKSMKKSCQAWARRLFKEMSDKFLTPNESTIYHLSTVLARPGRVADAQRVLNKLYKTKRN; encoded by the coding sequence ATGGGACTTGGGTTGGTGTCTGAGATGGTTAAGACTGGTGTGGATTGTGATAATTTTACTTGTAATACATTAAGTAAAGGGTTTTGTGAAAAGGGTATGTTAGAAAATGCTAGATTGATCCTGAACATGTGTAATGATGTAAATAggaatataaaagtttatagaGATATTGTAAGTTTTAATACTTTGATAAAAGCATATTGTGAGGCCGGAGTGGTTAGTCCTAGATTTCAATTGATGGATAGCATGATAAAAACTGGCGTGTTACCTGATATTGTTACTTATAATACACTGATCCATGAGTTTTGTAAAAGAAGGGATTTTGATCATGCCAAAAGTATGATGAATGAACTCTTAGCTAGCTCTGATTTGAAGGTTAGTGATGGTGAGAAAAAGGGGATCATGTTTGAAGGAGTATGTCTGATACCGGATCAAATCACATGCACTAGTTTGATTGGTGAATGTTGTAAAAATTACAGGATTGAGGAAGCATTATGTGAATACAAAGAAATGATTGCAAGTGGGATTGACCCTGATGTAGTTACATATAGTTGTGTTATATACGGGCTTCTTAAGACTGGAAGGTTGGTTGAGGCAAAATCACTTTTTAATGAGATGGTAAGGGCTGGTGTGGACCCGAACCATGTTACTTATACAGTTCTTGTTGATTCTTTCTTTAAAAATGGTTATACGAAGGCTGCATTTAACTTGCAAAGTCAAATGGTGACTCGAGGAATTTCATTTGATGTGGTGGTGTTTACTGCACTAATCGATGGACTGTTTAAGTCTGGAAAGTTTAGAGAAGCGGAGGATATGTTTAATATTCTTTTGGAGTCTAATGTCTTTCCGAACATTGTCACCTATTCAGCGTTGATTGATGGCCGCTGTAAATTAGGTGATATGAAGGGTGCGGTGTCTGCACTGCAGGAAATGCAAGAGATAAACATTCTTCCAAATGTCGTCACTTATTCCTCAGTAATTAACGGCTATGTGAAAATTGGAATTCTTGAAGCTGCCATTGATGTCTTGTATACCATGGTTAGTCAAAATGTTATACCAAATTCCTTCATCTATGGCACACTAATAGATGGCTGTCTCAAAGCCGGTAAAAAGGAAGTCGCTCAAGGTCTGTACGAGGACATGAAATTCAGAGGTGTGGATGAGAATATTTTTATACTTGATGCTTTTATGAACAATTTGAAGGAGGAGGGAAGGATGGGTGAGGCAGAGACGTTGTACAGAGATTGGGTATCAAGAGGATTAGAGCCAGACCGTGTTAATTATGCATCTCTCATGGACGTTCTTTTCAAAGCAGGAAAAGTGTCTCATGCTCTTGAATTGGTTGAAGAAGGCATAGCCAAAAACATTGTGTTTGATACTACTGCATATAATGTTTTGCTTAATGGATTGATTAAACTAGGCCAATATGATGTGCAATCTATATATACTGGAATGCAGCAGTTTGGTTTCTCTCCAGACCATGCTACGTTTAACACCTTAGTCAAGGCATATTGCAGAGAAGGGAGACTAGAAAAAGCTGTCCAGCTTCTGAATGAAATGAAAGTTTATGGTTTAAGTcctaatgaaataacttgtaatattTTGGTTCAAGGCTTTTGTGATTCCAATAAAGTCAATGATTCGTTGGAGTTATTGAACGAGCTGTCTATTTCTGGGTTTTGTCCCGGTGCATTTACTCACAAACTTTTAGTCAATGCTGCTTCAAAGTCTAAAAGGGTCGATACTATCATGATGACTCACAATAGCCTCTTGAACATGGGACTTATCTTGAATCGGACAGTTTATAACACTTTAATAACCGTTCTGTGTGGTCTAAAGTTGACAAGAAAAGCAGCATCTGTATTGGAGGAGATGAGAAAATCCGGCTTTCCAGCGGATACAGTAACTTACAATGCTCTGATTAAAGGATATTGCAGAAACTTTCATTTAGAGAAGGCAATTGACATGTATTCTCAAATGAAATCTGAAGGAGTTTCTCCTAATATCTCAACATATAACATTCTCTTAGGTGGGTTTTCCATGACTGGATCGACGCATAAAGTACAAGAAATTCTTTCAGAAATGAATGATTCGGGCTTTCTTCCAAATGCCACAACGTATGACATTTTGGTATCCGGCCATGGGAAGATTGGTGACAAGAAAGAATCTATAAGGCTTTATTGTGAGATGATAACCAAAGGTTTTATTCCTCGAACCAGTACATATAACTTGCTCATCAACAACTTTTCGAAAGCGGGGAAGATGAAGCAAGCCATGGAGCTTATGAACGAAATGCAAATTCGAGGAGTGCTCCCAAATTCCTCGACATATGACATACTTATAACTGGATGGTGCGAGCTATCATATCTAGAAAAGTCGATGAAGAAATCTTGTCAGGCGTGGGCTAGAAGGTTGTTCAAAGAGATGAGCGATAAATTTCTTACTCCAAATGAAAGTACTATATATCACCTTAGTACTGTTCTTGCAAGACCTGGGAGAGTGGCTGATGCTCAAAGAGTACTGAATAAACTGTATAAAACTAAGAGAAATTGA